ACACCGAGTTGCGCTCTAAGTCCTCGATCGGGACGGCGTAGGTGACGAGGTCGTAGTCGACGAGCGACTTCGTGATCATCATGATGCGCTCGCCGGCGGTGAACGGGTTTCGCGTCGAGTGCGAGTCGCCGGCGCTCCCGATACCCAACACGAGTTCGTCGACGTCCTCGGCGATCCGTTCGACCATGTTGTGGTGGCCGTTGTGGTAGGGCTGGAAGCGCCCGATGTAGAACCCCCGCGTCATGGCAGAACGCTCGCGCCTCGGACTCTTAAGACTGGCGAGGTGTCCCGGCGCTCAGAAGCGCCGAATTCGGACGTCTCGAGACTCGACGGCGGCGACGAGCGTACCACGAAGGGAGAAAGTATATCAGTCGCAATCCCTTCGGTTCCGGTACTGAACAGAGTTCTATGAGTAACGATACGAACGTTGACGACGCCCCCGAAGACGCCGTCCGGGACGACCCCACCGAGGAGTCCGGGCGGCGTTCGGAGGAGACCCGGTCGCCGCCCGAGGAGCCCGGCGACGGGGCCGACGTCGACGACCAGTTCGAGGAGGCAGCCGTCGAAACCGACGAGCCACTCGAGGAGGCAGACGACCGTGGTGACGACCCGTTCGAGGGAGACGGACTCGAGTCGGAAACCGACGAGTCCGCCGAACGGGACGAAGAGGACGACGTCGAAACCGTCGAGGATCTCGGCAGCACCGTCGAGGTCGATCCCGAGGTGGAGATCGACGAATCGATCGCCGAGGACGATCTGCTGGGGGGACTCAAGATCGACTCGACGGGCGACATCGAGGTTCCGGATCGCCTCGTCGACCAGGTCATCGGTCAGGACGAGGCTCGAGACATCATCATCAAGGCGGCCAAGCAACGGCGCCACGTGATGATGATCGGCTCGCCGGGGACCGGGAAGTCGATGCTGGCGAAGGCGATGAGCCAGCTGCTCCCGAAGGAGGACCTCCAGGACGTTCTCGTCTACCACAACCCCGACGACGGCAACGAGCCGAAGGTCCGCACCGTCCCCGCGGGCAAGGGCGAACAGATCATCGACGCCCACAAGGAGGAGGCCCGAAAGCGCAACCAGATGCGCTCGATCCTGATGTGGATCATCATCGCGATCATTATCGGGTACGCCATCCTCACGACCAACATCCTGCTCGGCATCCTCGCTGCGGGTATCGTCTGGCTGATCTTCCGCTACACCTCCCGCGGCACGGACGCGATGGTGCCCAACATGATCGTCAACAACGGCGAGCAGCGCACCGCGCCGTTCGAGGACGCCACGGGCGCCCACGCCGGGGCACTGCTCGGCGACGTCCGCCACGACCCGTTCCAGTCCGGCGGCATGGAGACGCCGTCTCACGACCGCGTCGAGCCGGGCTCGATCCACAAGTCGAACAAGGGCGTGCTGTTCGTCGACGAGATCAACACGCTCGACGTCCGCACCCAGCAGAAGCTGATGACCGCGATCCAGGAGGGCGAGTTCGCCATCACCGGCCAGTCCGAGCGCTCCTCGGGCGCGATGGTCCAGACCGAGCCCGTCCCCTGTGACTTCATCATGATCGCGGCGGGGAACCTGGACGCGATGGAGAACATGCACCCCGCGCTGCGCTCGCGGATCAAGGGCTACGGCTACGAGGTGTACATGGACGACACCATCGACGACACCCCCGAGATGCGCCGCAAGTACGCCCGGTTCATCGCACAGGAGGTCGAACGCGACGGGCGACTCCCCCACTTCACCCGCGAGGCCGTCGAGGAGGTCATCCTCGAGGCCAAACGCCGTGCGGGCCGCAAGGAGCACCTGACGCTTCACTTCCGAAACCTCGGCGGACTCGTCCGCGTGGCCGGCGACATCGCCCGCGCCGAGGACGCCGAGTTCACCACTCGCGACCACGTCCTGCAGGCGAAAGACCGCTCGCGCTCGATCGAACAGCAACTCGCCGACGACTACATCGAGCGCCGCAAGGACTACGAGCTGCAGGTCACCCAGGACGGCGTCGAGGGCCGGGTCAACGGACTCGCCGTCATGGGCGAAGACTCGGGGATCATGCTGCCCGTGATGGCCGAGATCGCGCCCGCGCAGGGTCAGGGTCAGGTCATCGCCACGGGACAGCTCAAAGAGATGGCCGAGGAGTCCGTCCAGAACGTCTCGGCGATCATCAAGAAGTTCTCGGACGTCAACCTCTCCGAGAAGGACGTCCACATCCAGTTCGTTCAGGCCGGCCAGCAGGGCGTCGACGGCGACTCCGCCTCGATCACGGTGGCGACCGCCGTCATCTCCGCACTGGAGGACATCCCGGTCGACCAGTCGGTCGCCATGACCGGCTCGCTCTCCGTGCGAGGGGACGTGCTCCCGGTCGGCGGCGTCACCCACAAGATCGAGGCCGCCGCGAAAGCCGGCTGCACGAAGGTCATCATCCCCAAGACGAACGAACAGGACGTGATGATCGAAGACGAGTACAAGGAGATGATCGAGATCATCCCCTGTGACAACATCAGCGAGGTGCTCGAGGTCGCCCTCATCGGCGAACCCGAGAAGGACTCGCTGCTCGACCGCTTAAAGCAGATCACCGGCTCGGCGTTCGAGGGACAGGGTCAGGTTGGCACCGGCGGCTCGAACCCGAGCCCGCAGTAGCCACCGATGACCCAGTGGGCGGCGTTCGCCGGCTTTTCGGGCGTCGTCCTCGTGCTCTTACTCGCACTCTCTCACCTCACCCAGTCGACGCTCGACGGCGCTGACGACCGGCAAGCGGCGGCCGCGGCCGACCGGGAGACGGTAGACGACGCGCCCACCAGCGGCGGCGCACCACCCGAACCGCCCGAAGACGCCGCCGCGACGGTCGGTGACGCCTCGAGCGAGACCGCCGCGGAGAACGGGCGAGCGGTCGTCGATCCCGACGGCCCCGCTCTCACCGGCACCGGCTCCGAGGATCCCGAGCCAACCAGCACGGAACTCGCCGGCGACGGCGTCTCTCTCGAGACTCGACCGGCCGGCGCGGCGACCGACGACACCCGCCTCGAGACGGACCTCTCGACGGGGATGTTGCTGGCGAACGTCGCGCTCTCGCAGGGGGTGTTCGCGGTCCTGCTGGTGGCGGCGGCGGTGTACACCGCAGTGCCGGCGGCGGCGCTCGGCGTCGAGTTCTCGGCGTCGTACCTCTGGACCGGCCTCGCCGTCGGTACCGCCGCCGGCCTGGGGCTGTACGCGCTCAACGAACTCGGCTCGGCGAGCGCGACGCGGCTGGGGTTCGACCACGACGAGGAACTCCGCGAACTGCTCGCGCCCGACTCGAGGGGCGGCTGGCTCGTCCTGTTGTTCGTCGTGTTGCCACTGATCGCGTTCTTCGAGGAGTTCCTGTTTCGCGCCGCGCTGATCGGCGCGCTCTCGGTCGGCTTCGATCTCTCGCCGTGGCTGCTCGCGGTGCTCTCCTCGGTCGCGTTCGCGCTGGGACACGGCGTCCAGGGGCCGGTCGGCGTCGCCGTCACCGGCGCGCTCGGCTTCGTGCTCGCGGCGCTGTTCATCTACACCGGGAGCCTGCTCGTCGTGGTCGTCGCCCACTACCTGATCAACGCCCTCGAGTTCGCCGTCCACGAGGGGCTCGGAATCGAGTGGGGCGAAACCACCGGAAGCTAAGAGCGGAGCCCCCCTCCGGTCGAGACATGGCAGGCCTCAACGAGATTCCGGAGACGGTGTACCGGGGAATTGTGGCAGGAATCCTTCTCTACTTCGTTCTGTTGATCTTCGGGTACGTGACGGGAACCCCGCTCGCCGTTATCGCGGCCCACCTGCTGTTCGGCTTCCTGGCGATCGCCATCGGTGCCGCCCTGTACCAGCAAGCCCGCGGGACCGTGGCGCCGATCGGCGCGGCGGGGCTCTCGCTGATCTCGGGCGGGATCGCGCAACTGCTCTGGCTGGTTACCGGCATTCCGCTCCTCGAGACGGTCTCGACGCTCGCGGTGTTCGCCGGCATCGCGCTCTACGTCTACGCGGTCTGGATCGACAACTAACTACAGCTCCTCGAGCGACCGCAGCTTCTGTTCGACCGCCGGCGGGGCCGCGCTCGGTCCGTCGCGGACGCGGTGGTCGGGGATCAGGATCGGCGCCGGGTTCTCCGCGAGCGCCGTCCGAACCAGGGTGAGGTCCTCGTCGCTCTCCGGGTCGAGCCCGGCCATCCGCGCGAGCGTCCTGACGTCGATGTCGTCGCCGTAGGGGATCGCCCGCACCTGCTCGAGCACCCGCCGCTGGTCGGTCGGAACCGTCAGGGCGACCTGGACGTCGTCGAACTCGACTTCGATGACGCCCTCGAGGTACTCGAACAGCCGCTCGAGAACCGGATGGTCGTCCTCCGCGTCCGGATCGGCGGCATTCGGAAACGAGACGCTCAACACTCGGCCGCTGGCGACGCCGACCTGGACGACCGACTCGAGATACGACGACTCCCGCGCGTAGATCCCCGCGTCCGTTACGTCCTCCATGCGGCGTTGCAAGCGCGGCGCGGACTTGAATATTCGCCGGATCGGTCCCCGCGCCGCAAGGTTTTTGTACAGATGAGTACGTCGTTGTACAACAATGGTATCTGAACTGGAGGTCGATCCCGCGGTCCGGGCCATCCTCGAGGCCGCACGGGAGCGCACCGGCGGGGACCGCATCTCGGTCGACGCGCGGCCGATCGCGGACGCGTTCGCCGACACCGCGGCCGACGGCCGCGTGCCGGTGATCGCCGAGGTGAAGCCGACGAGTCCGACGACCGACGGCACCCGCCGGGGCGACCCAGTCGACCTCGCGCGGGCGATGGTCGACGGCGGCGCGAGCGCGATCTCGGTGCTCACAGAGCCGACGCACTTCGGCGGCACGCCGGAGGCGCTGGCGCGAATCCGCGACGCCGTCGACGTGCCGGTGCTCCGCAAGGACTTCGTCCTGCGAGAGGACCACCTCGACGTCGTCGAAGCCGACCTGGTGTTGCTCATCGTGCGATTTCTCGAGGAGGACGACGCCGAGGACCTCGAGACGCTACTCGCGGCCGCCCGCGAGCGCGGCTTCCAGGCGCTCGTCGAGGTTCACGACGCAACCGAACTCGAGGCCGCCCTCGAGGCCGGCGCCGAGATCGTCGGCGTGAACAACCGGGACCTGGGCAGCCTCGAGGTGGACCTGGCGACCTTCGAGCGCGTCGCGCCGCTCGTTCCGGAGGACGTCACCCTAATCGCCGAAAGCGGCGTCTCGACCCCCGAGGACGTCGCCCGGATGCGCGAGGCGGGCGCGGACGCCCTGCTCGTCGGCAGCGCGATCATGGGACACGAGCGCGGCGACAGCGCGGCGACGCCGGCAGCGGTTCGCGAGAACACGCGGAGACTGGTACACGATGAGTAAATCGAGTTTCGGACGGTACGGCGGACAGTTCGTTCCCGAGGCGCTGATGCCCGCCCTCGAGGAGTTAGAAGACGCCTACGAACGCTACGTTCTCGGCAACGAGGACGGCTTCGTGGACGAGTTTCGCGAGCGCCTGCGCGAGTTCGGCGGGCGACCGACGCCGCTCCAGCGCGCGGATCGGCTGAGCGAGCGCTACGGTCGGGAAGTCTACCTCAAGCGCGAGGACCTGGTTCACGGCGGCGCCCACAAGCTAAACAACGCGCTCGGCCAGGTGCTGCTCGCGAAGTACATGGGCAAAGAGCGGATCGTCGCCGAAACGGGCGCGGGCCAACACGGTACGGCGACCGCGATGGCGGCGGCTCACCTCGAGATGCCCTGTGAGATCTACATGGGTCGCACCGACGTCAACCGCCAGCGGCCGAACGTCTACCGGATGCGGATGCTGGGCGCCGAGGTGACCCCCGTCGAGACGGGGCGGGGCACCCTGAAGGAGGCGATCAACGAGACGATGCGCGACTGGGCGGGGAGCGTGGAGACGACCCACTACGTGATCGGGAGCGTCGTCGGCCCGCACCCGTTTCCGGAGATGGTCCGGGAGTTCCAGTCCGTGATCGGCGAGGAGGCCCGCGAGCAGGTGCTGGAGCGGGCGGGGCGACTCCCCGACAGCGTCGTCGCCTGCGCCGGCGGCGGCTCGAACACGATGGGAGCGTTTCACGCGTTCGTTCCCGATTCCGACGTCGGGCTGTACGCCGTCGAAGCCGGCGGCTCGAGTCTCGAGATCGACGCCGAAGCGGGCGTCGCGCCCAACTCCGCGACCCTCTCGACGGGGAGCGACGGCGTCCTCCACGGCGCGATGACGAAGCTCCTCCAGAGCGAGGACGGCCAGATAATGGAGTCACACAGCGTGAGCGCCGGCCTCGACTACGCCGGCGTCGGCCCGGAGCTCTCGAATCTGGTCGACACCGGCCGCGTCACGCCGGACAGCGTCGACGACGACGCGGCACTCGAGGCCTTCCACCGGCTCTCCCGGCTCGAGGGGATCATTCCGGCCCTCGAGTCCTCCCACGCCCTCGCCTACCTGGAGCGCGCGGCGGGGACCGCCGCGGAACGAGCGAGCGGCGACGAGCCGCGAGCAGAAGCTCACGAAGAACTCGGCGAGCTCGTCGTCGTGAACGTCTCCGGGCGGGGCGATAAAGACCTGGAAACGGTGCTCGAGGAGACCGAAAAGCGGGATCTCGAGGCCGCGCCGGACGTGGAGGTGTTCGAACAGTGACCCGCGAGGATCGACGACCGGAGGAGAGAGAGCCTCGAGATGACGAGCGGGGAGTAACACGACCCGCGAGTGACATCGAGCGCGCTATCCGCGAGAACCACCCCGCGCTCATCGCCTACGTCACCGCGGGTGATCCCTCCCTCGAGGCGACGAAGGAGTACGTCGAGGCCCTGGACCGCGGTGGGGCGGATCTGATCGAACTCGGGCTCCCGTTCTCGGAGCCGATCGCCGAGGGGCCGACGATCCAGGCGGCGATCAACCGCGCGCTCGAGGCCGGCACCACGCCTGCGGGCTTTTTCGACCTCGTGGACTCGCTCTCCGTCGAAGCACCGCTGCTGGTGATGACGTACTACAACATGATTCTGCAGCACGGTTCCGAACCGGGGGCTGACGTCCGCCCGTTCGTCGAGCGCGCCGCCGACGCCGGCCTGTCGGGGATAATCGTCCCCGACCTGCCCGCGGAGGAGGCCGAGCCGCTCCGGGCGGCCTGCGACGACCACGGTCTCGATCTCGTGTTCATCGTCGCGCCGACGACCGCGGGCGAGCGCCTCGAGCGGATCATGGATCGGGCGTCGGGGTTCGCCTACGTCCAGGCCCGGCTCGGAACCACGGGCGCTCGCGGCGACGTCTCGAGGGCGACCCACGACAGCCTCGCGAGACTCGAGGCGTACGACGACGCGGGCGTCCCGAAAGCCGTCGGCTTCGGCGTCAGCGAGGGCGACCACGCCGCCGAGATCGTCGCGGCGGGCGCCGACGGCGTCATCGTCGGCAGCGCCCTGGTGGACATCATCGCGACGAGCGAGACGCCCGCGGCGGATCTCGAGGCGAAGGCCCGCGAACTCAAGGCGGGCGCGCGCCGGGGGGCAGATGTACCGGAACCGGAACAGCCTTAATCGGAAGTTTGCTACACGTTCACACGATGGAGACAGGAATCGACGCGCGACTCGAGCGGATCGGAACGGACGGGCGGTACCTCGTCGTTCCGATGGACCACGGAATCACCCTCGGGGCCGTCACCGGCCTCAAAGACATCGAATCGACGATCGACGGCGTGACACGCGGCGGCGCCGACGCCGTGTTGACCCAGAAGGGGATCGCCCCGCGGGTCCACCCGAACAAGAACGGCGCGGGCTACGTCGTCCACGTCAACGCCTCGACGGCGATCGGCCCCGACGAGAACGACAAACGGATGACCGCCACCGTCGAGGAGGCGATCCGCGTCGGCGCCGACGCCGTCTCGCTGCACATCAACGTCGGCTCGAGACACGAGCCCGACCAGCTCGAGGACCTGGCGGCGCTCACCGCCGACGCCGGCCGCTTCGGCATCCCGGTTCTCGCGATGGCGTACGCCCGCGGCCCGGAGGTCGACAGCACCGATCCGGAGGCGCTCGGCCACGCCGTCCGCCTCGCCGAGGAGGCCGGTGCCGACGTCGTCAAGACGGGGTACAGCGGGGACGCCGAGAGCTTCGAGCACGTCGTCGAGTCGACGCGTCTGCCCGTCGTCATCGCCGGCGGCTCGAAGGGGACGGATAGAGAGACCCTCGAGATGGTCCGCGGCGTGATGGACGCTGGCGGGGCGGGCGTCTCGATGGGACGGTCGATCTTCCAGCACGAGGACCCGGAGGCGATCACGCGCGGGGTCTCGGGGATCGTTCACGACGACCTCGCCGTCGAGGAGGCGCTGCGGGAGGCGGGGCTGGCGCTCGAGGCCTGAGCGGAAGCGACGATCAGGCCGCGCCGGGCGACGGCTGCGGGTGTGTCGTGACGACCGCCTCGCAGTCGGGACAGGAGAGGACGGCGCGCTCGGCCTCCCTGCGGACGGACCAGTCGCCGTCAATGTCGCTGGCGTGCCCGCAGCGGGGACAGAAGAACACGCGCTTTCGGACGTCGGGGTCGGGAACGGAGGAGGGGTGAGTCATGGCGTCGGCGCTAGTCGCCGAGCGGGTAAAAAGCCTGTTCGCGGCGATCGATCGGGATGTTTTTCGACCTGACGGACACGCGTTCCGACCGGTTTCTCGGGCCGAAGCGCAAGAGCTTCGGTTTCGGTGATCGTTCTGCCGGCCGTGACCGACGAGTCGCTGACGGTCGACGACGAGATCGTCGCCCGCGCGCGCATTCACGCCCGAGATGTCGCCATCGACGTCGACTGGGAGTGCCTCGAGTGGGCCGTCTCGGCCCGGGCGAAGCGGCGGGCGGGCGCCTGCCGGTGGGACGGCGAGGTGGCGACGATCGTGCTCTCGCGGCGGGCCTACGAGGCCTACGACTGGGCGCAGTTCGCCGCGGTCGTTCGCCACGAACTCGTCCACGCCTGGGAGTTCCAGCGCCACGGGAAGTCGGGCCACGGCGAGCGGTTTCGGCGGGAGGCGCGACGGCTCGAGGCGCCGCGCCACTGCGAGGCGTTCACCGACCCCCGGTACCTGTTGCGGTGTCTCGGAGGGGAGTGTACCTGGGAGAGCCGTCGCCATCAGGCGTCGAAACCCGTTCGCACGCCAGAGAACTACCGCTGTGGGTCGTGCGGAGGCGACTACGAGGTCGAGCACGTCTCGAGCGGGCGGAGCTGGAAAACGGCGGCCGGCTACGGCGGGGCGAAGGCGGCGCTTGGCGAGGAGTGGTGAGGAGGACGCAGCGAGGGGTCACGAAAGGGCAAGTGACTTACATACCGCAGGTGAACGCCGAGACATGAAGGCCGTCGTGCTGGCTGGCGGATACGCGACCCGGATGTGGCCGATCACCAAACACCGGCCCAAGATGTTCCTCCCCGTCGGCGAGTCGACCGTGATCGACCGGATCTTCGCGGAACTCGAGGCCGACGACCGGATCGACGAGGTGTTCGTTTCGACCAACGAGCGCTTCGCCGCGAGCTTCGAGAGCCACCTCGCGGAGAGCGAGTTCGACAAGCCAACCCTCTCCGTCGAGGACACGAGCGAGGAGGAGGACAAGTTCGGCGTCGTCGGCGCGCTCGCCCAGCTGGTCGACCGGGAGGGCGTCGACGACGACCTGCTCGTGATCGCCGGCGACAACCTGATCAGCTTCGCGGTGTCGGACTTCCTCGACTACTTCGAGTCGAAAGGAGCGCCGACGCTCGCGGCCTACGACGTCGGCTCCCGCGAGAAGGCCAAATCGTACGGGCTGGTCGAACTCGAGGGCGACCGGGTGGTCGACTTCCAGGAGAAACCAGACGACCCCAAGAGCACGCTCGTCTCGATCGCCTGCTACGCCTTCCCCCGTGACTCGCTCTCGCTGCTCTCGACGTACCTCGCCGAGGACAACAACCCCGACGAGCCCGGCTGGTTCGTCCAGTGGCTCCAGAACAGAGAGCCCACCTACGCCTACACGTTCGAGGGCGCCTGGTTCGACATCGGCACCCCGGAGAGCTACCTCGAGGCCGTCTCCTGGCACCTCGAGGGCGAGTCGCTCGTCGACGAGACGGCGACCCTCGAGAACGTCACGATCGGCGAGAACGTCCACGTCATGAGCGGGGTGACCCTCGAGAACAGCAACCTCGACCACGCGGTTATCTTTCCGGAGGCCACGGTCAGGAACGCGGACATCCGGCGGTCGATCATCGACGAGGGAACCCACCTCGAGAAGATGGACCTCGCGGGGGCGCTGATCGGTGCCCACACGACGATCACGAACGAACCGTCACAGTAGGGCCTCTACCGTCTCCTTCATCGAGGCGCTGGCTATCGATGAGTGTCTCAGCGCCGTCGATCCCCGCGAACGGAGAGCGGTCGGAACCCGCCAGTGGTCAGTGTCGGTAACGGCACCTCGTGAAACGGGGCGTATCGAATCGACCGGTCGTCTCGAGGGGCAACTCGCGTCGAGTTCGGGGAGCGGATAGTACCAGAGTGATTAATATACCAGTTCGCGTGGAGGACCTCCATGGTCCCACCGATCCCACGACTTCCGGTCGGGCCGCGGGATATCGGAGTGTTCGTGGCGATCGCGCTCGCGCTCGGATGGATCGCCGGCAACCCCTCTGCCACCTACGAAATCGTATTCGACCAACCGCCACCGACCGCCGTCGCGTTGACGCTGTTCGCGATATTTGCGCTCTCGCCGCTTATCGCGGTCGCAGTACTCGTTCGCCGCCTTCGAGTCGGGGACGGGCTCCGGGCCTTCCTTCGCGAGCGCTTTCGCTGGCGCACCGACGTCCGGTGGTACGTGGTCGCGACCGGGTTGTTTCCCGCGCTCGCCGCAGTCACCTATCTCGTCGTTAGCACCGTCGTCGAGCCCGTTCCCGTCGATCCGTATATCGCCGGCTTGATCCTCCTCGAGGTGGTCACGCTCGGAATTTTCTTCAATCTCGTCGAGAACTACGGCTGGCGCGGATTCCTCCAGGAGGCGCTTCAATCGCGCGTTTCGGCCGTGGCGGCGGCGATCGTCGTCGGCGTAGTCTGGGGACTGTGGCACGCGGCGCTGTTCCTGCCCGGCGGCCAGTTCGAGGCCATCCCGGTGTCGAGCTACGCGCTCGTGATCGTCGGCCAGTCCGTCGTCATCGGGTGGCTGTACAACTCGACCCGGGGGAGCGTTCTTCTCGCCGCGATCATGCACACGTCCTTCAACGCCTCGTTCGGCGTTCTCATCACGTCGCTGATTCTGGCGGACGCATCGGTCGACGCACTGTACGCTGTGACCGCCGTCGCGGTCTGGTCCACCGTCGCGGTGATCGCGTATCGGACCGATCCGTCCACGCTTCAGCGGCGAGTCGCCGGCTCGTCGGGCTGAGCCCCCGTCATCGACCGCGACCGCCCGTGGTACCGGTCGAGGGGCGATATCCTCGAGCCGTCGGTAACCGATACAGATACTACCGCCGTCCTCCTCGAGAGGTTATGAGTACGACGAGTTATCGGCCGTATTCGAGCCGGGCTCGAGCAGCGGCGGTCTCCGGATACGCGGCCGCCGCATGGGCGCTTCTGTTCGGCGCCGCGCACGTCTACTGGGCGGTCGGCGGGACTCTCGGCCTCCAGGGCAACGCCATGACGGGAGTGTTGCTCGCGATCAACCTGATCGCGATCCCGCTCTGTTTTCTCGCCGCGATCGTCGCGCTCGCGCTCGTACGCTCCTGGGGTGTCGTCGTGCCGCGCCGGCTCTGGCACGCCGCGGCTTGGGGTGCAGGAGGGGTGCTCGCGCTGCGGGGTGTCGTCGGCCTCGCACAGACCGTGCTGTCACAGGAACCCACGCCGCTTCTCCTCGCGGCCTACGATTCTTGGTTCCTGCTCGGCGGAGCGCTGTTCTTCGCGCTCGCCGCGTCGAGCCGTCGGACCGAACGCACGCCGGCGGATTTTCGGTAGCCGAGTAACCGCGGGCGGGTGAGAACCCGCCCATCCCGTGGAG
Above is a genomic segment from Natrononativus amylolyticus containing:
- a CDS encoding DUF3995 domain-containing protein — translated: MSTTSYRPYSSRARAAAVSGYAAAAWALLFGAAHVYWAVGGTLGLQGNAMTGVLLAINLIAIPLCFLAAIVALALVRSWGVVVPRRLWHAAAWGAGGVLALRGVVGLAQTVLSQEPTPLLLAAYDSWFLLGGALFFALAASSRRTERTPADFR